One Primulina eburnea isolate SZY01 chromosome 4, ASM2296580v1, whole genome shotgun sequence genomic window, AAAGGGTTTTTGAAAATTAAGCTTGTAATTTTGTTTCTTTAAGGAACTTTTAACATCATATCAAACTCGTTTCGCAATgtcaatattttatttgattttttctgCTATGAAACTTAGAGGTTTGTGTTTGCTCGggacaaataaattttttacttATAACTTGTGCAGTTTGAAACAATATATCTCCTTTCGACTATTTTCCATGCATCATATTGTGATTTCACCACGCGCCGCAGCGTACTTTGAAAATACGAGTAGTATAGTTTGTTATTTTTATAGGAATTGCTGATCTGTGATTGCTAAAAAATCGCGGAGTGAATTCTCCGTTTAAAAGATTTTTTCCTGCTTGTCTTCGTATGGAAGCAGCACTTCAATGCTTTTGGTTTATAGCTTTAATTTCACCTCAAGAAGTTACTGTAGTGTTCTTTCACTGTTGTCTACACTAGGTCATGAATAGTGCTATTAGCCAAAATCTTGAATATATGCTTGTGATTCTTGTTCAATGGCAAGTGTTTAGAGTTCTCTGCCTTCAATGAGTAAAGGTGTTATTTCCTGAGCTGATAGATTGGCATATAATTTTTGAGTTGAATAGGAAAGGGACTGTGATATATGTGGTGTGGAGATAACAGATAATGCTGCAGCCGTGAATGAACATCCTTTCAGAAAGAGCACTGCTTTTCTACTTGGTAACGAGGTGAGATACTGATAAAAAATTCCCTtttcaaaatcataatttttgtGATTAGCTGAGGTTAGATGTATTAAACATTATATAAACTTCCTCAAAGTATGATTTTGCATGTTCGTGAATAAAATCATCTTTTTCTGGTAAACTGACCGTGGGTTCTTTTGATCTTGTTTATTagcataaattttttaatatctcGCTTTTGCAGGGAACAGGGCTTTCTGATAAGGAATGTGAGATATGTgacttttttatttatattccaCAATATGGAGGTGGCACTGCTTCATTGAATGTTACTGTTGCAGCTTCTATTGTTTTGCATCATTTCGCAGGTACGAGATTCCCATGACTGTCTAATTTTTTATGCATCGCACCGACTTGCGTTACAGTATTAGCAGATTCATCCTGATTGGTGATGCCTAGAAAAGGGATTCacgttttttgaaaataaatcttTGTTATTTTTCTGTCGTTTTACTCTACCATTTCATTTGGTGAGAATACGGTGGTCATGTGATAGGTGCATGACTCGTAAAAGTCATATAGGGCTGGCTTCTATACATTCAAGTTGACAACCTCTTTGATATGCTGAACAATACATGTGTAAAAAACTTTGCACTAAAAGGTTCCAAATTTTAAGCTCGAGGctgtttgatttattgattcaaTGCTCTATTGCTATAATTGCAAAGgctttatttgatttttgttgcaaacCTTTTCCTTCTCATCAAATTAAAAATCCCGTCACTTCGGGGATAAGAAACCAATTGAAATTGAAGTAttgatttttggaaaaatatttCAGTTTGGGCAGGATTCTCTGAGCGAACTCGTGAAGGCAGCAAGTTTCTTGTTGCTGATAAACCTTTTAAGCAAACGAAGAAAAATTTCTGCGGTGAAACAGCAGAATCTGTTGCTGAGGAGCGAAAACTAAGGAAAGAAAATTATTCGAATGGCTTTTTCGACCAGAGTGCAAAAGATGAAGCACCTTCCAATCTTTTGGATGCATTGTTTGCTTCATAGTAGAGGAAAGGCAAACTCGGAACTGTAATTTGGTGGCTCTCTGGAATTTGTGCCAGTATCTTGCCATCTTCCAAGGAACTGAAGAGGCACAGAAGTCTGCAGTAGCTTTTGGTAATCATATCTGAAGAAAGCctgtatatttatttttagcCGAGAATCCCAGGAAATTTCATCAGTCAATGAAATGATTCGATGAAATCTCGTGTTGCATGCTCTTCAGAGTATGATTAGGCAATTCGATTATTTCCTAGACCCCATGAGAAATCGTTTTAAGGTAAAATGGTGTTAACCTTGTAGCTTTATTACAGCGTTGGAAACTTGAAAAATTGCTGGAAAACTATCTCATATTGTGAAAGCTAAAACATTGTTGGTTGAGTTCTCAACATATGAATTTCTTTATTTGAAGGCGTCATGGTTTGACTTCTATTCTTAGAATCTAATACATTTTTATATCCCTTAATTGGTAGAAGTTAAGATTCTTGGTTCAACAActgcttattattattattatctgaTCATTGCCTCATTATTGCATCGCTTCTTTCTCTGTCTCTATATTTTTTAGTCATTCTAAGTCCATATCTCATTTTCACACACACATTTCCAATCTCCTTTTTTGACTTCTTTATGTTATTGGGACCAAATAGAGTTACAATCTCTGGCGTGTAGTAGTTTCCTATTTCAAACCTGCAGTTGGCAAAGGTCCAAACTACTACAAAGCGCGGAGATGGAAGGGAGTCTTAACCATTTGCCAGTTGCTTTTGCTCGAATGTCAAGTAGTTTGAATATCAAGTTGAGCGTTAGCTGGCGTAATTTTTATCAAGGTTCGAATGGTCGTCGAGCCATCCGATCTTGATTTGCAATTTAtaggaaaaaatatatttttctatttcTCCATCAAAGTATGTTTTGACATTCATTTCCATACCCTCTAATCTCAAGTGGATGCTTGGAAAAAATCTAGCTTGTCAAGTTTGAGTAACTGGATATGCTACTGAGTCAAGGTTGAACTCAAATTCATATTTGAGAAAGTTCAAGTGGATAATTAATTTGTTTTTACAAATTAATACAAGACCACTTTTTAATATTTATCAAGTCAAAAGAATTTCTTTCCATGATGTACTAGGAATGTTGTTTTAGGTGTGTACACTTTATTGTAagagtaggtatcttgtgagacggttttacggatctttatctgtgagatgggtcatcagccctaccgatattcataataaaaagtaatactcttagcgtaaaaagtaatactttttcatggatgatctaaataatagattcgtctcacaaaatacgatctgtaaGACTATTTCATGTAAGTTTTTGTATTATTGTAAACTTTAAATCCCGTGAGGTACAAACTTTATGGCATTCCGCAGTAATTTAAGGGCTACGGTTTGTCTCAACTACGATGAGTCTATAATAGAAGGGTTCGCCAATATTTAGGAACAAACTTAACAGGTGAAAATCATGCCTCTCATATATCTTTCAATCAAATATTGACTAAGATTCCAAAGAAGTCTAACCtttaaaaaagacaaaaaaaaggaagataaaagaaagaaagaaggaaagaaaggtatccaatgtttctttttgaaatatgGACATTTCCATGAACCCTTTTTTAACTCTTCAAAATATCAACAGATTTCTTGATTCCAATTTATGAACAACTCCATTTCATGAAAAACTTGATGCCACTCGAACGCGGAAATGATGATGGAACTAATTGAATGATCttcggattttttttttattaaattgataTTATAGGGTTGGCTACTCATTGAAAACTTGCTTGTTTTCCATGTTGCATATTCTTGATTCCAACTGGAGTAACATAAAGTCGTGTTTCACAGGTGGGAGTTGTTGGCATGCATTGTCGTCATGAAAAAGAAGTTGAATAATAAAAGCCTCAATTTGTCAAACACTAACTCAGTTTTTTGGAGCAGTTGAGATTATTCTTTTGTCAGTATATCCACTTTTCTATCACAATCTCCACCATTTTCCATGATCAAAACCTACCTCTTGATATCGAATTCTTAATATAATCCATCAGTTTTCACCAAGCAAGAGCTAACAATATTCATCATCTATACCATGCAATCAAGAAAATTTTGCAAATCTTCATGCAGCAAAGAGTTAACTTACATGCTGTATGCTCTCAGCAGGAGGTTTAAGCGCTTATGGTGGAAAATAAGGTGGACCGCATGGCGGCATCCAAGGCCTAAACTTGTGATCAGAAGGCTAGGCAAGTTTAGTTCGAATAGGCAGCGAAGAGAAACAACAGATACAGCTACATCTGTACTCCATCAAAAAGCTCAAAGGCCTATTCGTCTTGCTTCCTTCAATGCTGCTTTGTTCTCTCTTGCTCCAGCTGTACAAAAGACTGAAAAATTAGTTAATTTCATTCATGAAGAGAAGATTGATGATCCATTTATTCCCGCAAGAAGTCATCCAAGAGGGATACTCAAACAATCCCCAATTCATCCCATATCAAATGGAGTATCAGGAAACATTCCCAAAGAGAATATGCTTAGTAAATCAAAGTCAAAGGTTTCGATTAACTTACCAGAGAATGAGATCTCTTTAGCGCAAAATAAGGTTCTCAACATCGTTGAGGATTCTTCGTTTAGTTTTAACAACAGCCTAGCTGCAATGAGGTCTCCTATATGCTTCCCGGCAAGCATGACTCATTGGTTGAATGATGCAAGTCTGTATGGAAGTAGAACCATTTTTGACGTGCTTAAAGAAGTCGATGCTGATGTTTTGGCTCTACAAGATGTGAAGGCTGATGAAGAAAACGATATGAGGCCGTTATCTGATTTGGCTCGTGCTTTGGGGATGAATTACGTGTTCGCGGAGAGCTGGGCTCCTGAGTATGGCAACGCTGTTCTGTCAAAATGGCCTATCAAGAGGTGGAAAGTTCAGAGAATCTATGATGACAAAGATTTCAGGTTTCTGTAACTTTTCAAGAAAttattcttcattttcttgaaaatcgAACGTCTTGCACCAAAACTGtcgttttttcctttttcttggaTATAGAAGTGCATTTTTATACTCGTGGGAAATCGATGATTGCCATACTATCATCCTCTGTGACGGCTTGTGTGACATAGCAATCAAAAAGTGGTGTTTGGGTTGTCGATTTTGAGAGATCTGAGTTATACCATTATCACAAGTCAGAGCTTTTGAAAGTTCTGCAATATTACAACATTAACGCGAAGATGGAATAAAGTAGTGCTAATCGAGATCAACACTATTAGAATTTTACATGATAAAAAAGATACCATCTGCAGACTAATGCATGACATGTTTGATGCAGGAATGTGGTGAAGGCAACTATTGATGTACCGTGGACGGGGGAGCTAAACGTTTACTGCACGCAACTCGATCACTTGGACGAAAACTGGAGGATGAAGCAAATAAATGCAATAATACAATCGAACGAGCTACCCCATGTATTGGTTGGAGGACTCAACTCTCTTGATGCATCAGATTATTCAGTACAAAGATGGACTGACATAGTTAAGGTCAAAATCAACTATTTGATTCCAACATTAACTCTTATCATTTGTAATTGAAACATTACAACTTCTTGATTTTAATTCTTTTCACAGTACTATGAAGAAATAGGTAAACCAACTCCAAAAGTAGAGGTAACGAATTTCTTGAAGGACAGAGAATATACAGATGCCAAGAATTTCCCAGGGGAATGTGAGCCAGTAGTCATGATTGCCAAAGGCCAAAGTACTTAAAAAAttccctctctctctctcacacaacattttttatctttaatAGAACCAAAAAATCTCATCAgacaatttcaatttttttccgTTTGAAGCAGATGTACAAGGGACTTGCAAGTACGGTACTCGGGTCGATTACATATTGGGATCCAAATGCTTGCCTTACATGTTTGTACCTGGATCATACTCTGTAATTTCATCCAAAGGAACTTCAGATCATCACATAGTAAAAGTTGATATCATGAAAGTTGAAGATTCAGCCACAAAGCTGAAGACAAGTCAGAAGAAGCTTAAACAAGGAGATGTGAGGATAACTCATTCGTGTTATTCAAGGAATATTTGGAAGTCTCCCTCTTAGGATTCTGTTTTTCATATCCATCATCTGTTGGAGTTTTATGAAATAGATGGAATTATTGCAAGTTACGTATAATAATTCATTAATGTTGATGCCTATAATTTAGCATGAATTCAAATTTCATTATTATTCGGTCTTCATGCTAAGATGTCGATCTCATCAGTATGCTCTACATCTCTTATAAATTCTTTAGTAGATCTCTTatgaaataattatatatgagacgggtcaatcattCTCATAATTACAAtagtaaataatatttttggcataaaaaataatattttttatgggtgACTCAAATAGGTGATttgtatcacaaaattgactcgtgagactgtttcacaaAAGTTTTTGTGTAAATATTTCGCATGTATTCTAatgttaagaaaatattattaccTTAAAGTTTTGGTGATTGATAAAATCAGAACATCTATCTGTTTCAGGAAAACAGCCGTTGTTTATCTTGTATAAGAGGAACTATTCAACCGCTTGCAATAGAAGAGCTTCAACCACTAGAAGATTCTCAACTAGTTGCTCCAAGACAGATTTCGACCGCTTCATTAAAGAGCTATTAATTGTTCACTTAATGAAAGATATTCTCTGATCGGCTCAGGACAATCAATAGTTTTACACCGGTACAAGTCAACTATGTCTTGCACCAATCCCGATAAAGATCTTTATTATTGTCACTATCCCATAATagaaagattgcttatacatccTACAAGTTCTGATATTAACAACAGTTGCCACAAAAGGATGCTCAACACAACTCTTCAAGGAACATATTCAAAGCTGCACAAGCAAAGAGAACATTAAATGTTTTGTTGAAGAACATTTAATGTTATTGCAGCTGATGGTGACATATCATCCCAACGTGACAGGTTTACGTTACAACATCTTTTCTGACCGTTGGGATGATAGCTTATATAAAAAGAGTTTAAGTATGCAGACAAAAAGTTTCGATCATTCTAAGTTTTTCAACCGCGAGATTACTACACTACTAAAGCTTGCATACGTGACGATTTGAGCGCACCTAAATATCATATACTCCATCGCTCACCAAGCACGCACTCAACAGAAAGATATCTGATTATTCAAGGATTATCTTCATGCTACGAAAAGTTTTATTTACATCAGTAACctttggttatttgattaatattGTTGACTGGTGAACCGAGTGTTCTTAAAATCCAGAAGtataaagtgatcactaagagtttaCAAAACATACAGTGGATAAGTCCTTATTGGAGTGGACAGTTGCAATAAGTTTGTaaagccaaagtcttttagcGGAATCATTACTAAAGAGGAAAAAGGAGTGACGTAGTTGTTTTATCTCCAAATATCCATAAAAATAATGTCTTTACTTTTCGTGAACGCTTACATTTCGAACCATTTCTTGTTAACAAGTCAGTCATCCAGTCGAAGATATCTTTAGAAATTTTTCGCATTTTTCAAGTGGTTCATATTTTTAAcagttcaaaaaaaaatttcaaccgTGTAAAAACgattgaaaacaaattttaaaagcaaatatttttaaagagaTTATTCATCACTCTAAACTCTTTCCCGATCCTAACACTACTCTAGAAATCAAATCACACACATTgcatgtaaaaaaaattaatgataaatccattacatacatacatacatggTTATATTCAATTTAGATGGAAAATTGAATAAgttgtgaatttttttaataaattttgccTAAAAAATTATGGGAATATtcacgaaattttaaaaaatatatctcTCTAAACCCCACAGATTAATTAACTTAGGGGATTGAATTTTAATTAATGACTAGCCGTGTTATATAACTTGTATCCGGCGGtggttattttttttattcttttataaGTGGAATATTCAATTTATATGGAAAATTAAATAAGAAATGGGAAGGTTTCATGAAATTTGTAATAAATTTTGCCTAAAAAAATTATGGggatatgtttatgaaattttaaaaaatatttcccCAACACCctgaaaattaatatatttaggGGTTTAACTTTAATTAATAAGTAGCATGTTAAAAGAACCTGTATAAAATGAGTTATTGAAGAGAATAAATTAAGGATAgtgaaattaattaaaattataaggATATAATAGAAAGCTTTACCAACATACACCTAGATATAATAGAAAGCTTTACCAACATACacctaaaaataataattttaatatatagtTTGGATAGATATAAACGTGTATTCGGAATATCATTCGGATTAAAGTAAATCAATTTTAGAAAAGAGGACAGGCACGAACACCAAATATATTAACACACACATTTTATCTTTATCGGACATTATAATTTATCGTTGCGAATTATTTTGGTACATAGGATATGATAAGTATGGGAGATATAGTGTAACGATAAATCAAGGTTAAGTATGACGGTAAGATAATATATcgaatgtttggtatgattttaagaagattgattaaatttatatattaaattataatgacaaaattaattctgccataaaaattttttttttcattgttATCAAGAcctttgtaatgcccgaaatttaaTTATTGGAATCAAACGTTGATTAATTGTCAGAATTGTGATTAGCAAATATCACAGGAGCCAAATAAGACATGAGAGgtgaagccgggcgtcggtaCATTATAAGCTaagatgttggacagaacatctggcgcccgagcggtagaaaagaaccgcccgagcgccaatgcaccatattTGTAAAGTTTGGGCAGaacgtatggcgcccgagcggtaaagaattaccgcccgagcgccaatggataataAGCGAGGTCTCGGACAGAAGACTTCGCGCCTGAgccttaccgcccgagcgcgaggcatGCATCACGAAAATacgccacttgccttgcatgcaatgtatttatgtatatatatatatacgtatatacaAGCAAATTCTCTCAGAAACGAGAGGAAAGGGGCCGAGGAAGcttagaaaatccttacgcctttttatttcaatccgcccgtctgattttgaatccgagtacggtatcgtgttcctagcgacgacagctacaattggacgtaagttttattacgtttagacatgttctgaaattatgatattgtcagaattgaataggattcgtatatgatgttctggtcatgttagacatcatataatcgaagtcagattgagaaacggactggttatgtaattgttatgatttttggaatcgatttgattgagaattcatatcagatatgtattgttattgagattatgattggtatcgatattgattatgagttctggtattatatctgtgatgttcggactgacggggttatcgagactgtattgttataccgtcgaaacatcagttaattgatattgatcagattcagtagtgatttcgattatatcgtgatatcgtcgatatggattagattgtatctcaaTTGACATTGATCAAATGTTATTGTGATCCGAATATGGATAgaaacaggtattgaattgagttgtttattgatactatatctgttcgatattgttattaccagatttgggaatggaccgagatagagtcgggacttcttcttcttcttctgagcgagaagataaaggtataagtcaatgtgtattgggacatcgactcaagtaggatgtacttgagtttccttaaatcacatacttattatttgtttatcattgtgtttaatgatttgatttaaatgcttgttctatggagttataggagcatgcgttagacgagtaatcttgtgacagaag contains:
- the LOC140830722 gene encoding uncharacterized protein, with product MDCGEEEGKYDSYVMVHNISKRHNVGTLVRSATAFGVAEMILVGRRDFNAFGSHGSTPHVRFRHFQSLTLARAFLKERDCDICGVEITDNAAAVNEHPFRKSTAFLLGNEGTGLSDKECEICDFFIYIPQYGGGTASLNVTVAASIVLHHFAVWAGFSERTREGSKFLVADKPFKQTKKNFCGETAESVAEERKLRKENYSNGFFDQSAKDEAPSNLLDALFAS
- the LOC140830721 gene encoding uncharacterized protein, producing MQSRKFCKSSCSKELTYMLYALSRRFKRLWWKIRWTAWRHPRPKLVIRRLGKFSSNRQRRETTDTATSVLHQKAQRPIRLASFNAALFSLAPAVQKTEKLVNFIHEEKIDDPFIPARSHPRGILKQSPIHPISNGVSGNIPKENMLSKSKSKVSINLPENEISLAQNKVLNIVEDSSFSFNNSLAAMRSPICFPASMTHWLNDASLYGSRTIFDVLKEVDADVLALQDVKADEENDMRPLSDLARALGMNYVFAESWAPEYGNAVLSKWPIKRWKVQRIYDDKDFRNVVKATIDVPWTGELNVYCTQLDHLDENWRMKQINAIIQSNELPHVLVGGLNSLDASDYSVQRWTDIVKYYEEIGKPTPKVEVTNFLKDREYTDAKNFPGECEPVVMIAKGQNVQGTCKYGTRVDYILGSKCLPYMFVPGSYSVISSKGTSDHHIVKVDIMKVEDSATKLKTSQKKLKQGDVRITHSCYSRNIWKSPS